Proteins encoded by one window of Gammaproteobacteria bacterium:
- a CDS encoding acetolactate synthase large subunit: MKASDLLVKALENEGVEYIFGVPGEENLDLLESLRTSSIRLILTRHEQGAGFMAATYGRLTGKAGVCLATLGPGATNLVTAAAYAQLGAMPMLMITGQKPIKKGKQGHFQIVDVVQMMRPITKLAKQVVDAGTIPGLVREAFRIAEEERPGAVHLELPEDISAETVESAHLFAVNNYCRPDADGSAVKRAADMIRKARHPLLLIGAGANRRRVVDALKDFVEKTGIPFFNTQMGKGVIGGYHPLYLGTAALSSGDYLHCAIDRADLVINAGHDVVEKPPFFMEHGGKQVIHVNFNSAIVDQVYFPQLELVGDIATSFTRLTEQLEPLPTHDFSYFMRVREHIQAHTKEGSRDPRFPMIPQRLVADVRQVMPKDGIIALDNGVYKIWFARNYPTPEPNTVLLDNALATMGAGLPSAMMAALLYPRRRVMAVCGDGGFMMNSQEMETAVRLKLNLVVLVLRDDSYGMIRWKQAGSGFPDWGLEFGNPDFVAYAQSYGARGHRVASADDFAPLLERCYFEGGLHLIEVPVDYSENERVLIDELAQKICLV; this comes from the coding sequence ATGAAGGCTTCCGATTTATTGGTAAAGGCGCTGGAGAACGAGGGCGTGGAGTACATCTTCGGCGTGCCCGGCGAAGAGAATCTGGATCTGCTGGAATCGCTGCGCACCTCCAGTATTCGATTAATACTCACACGGCACGAGCAAGGGGCCGGATTCATGGCGGCCACCTACGGGCGTTTGACCGGCAAGGCGGGCGTGTGCCTGGCCACCCTCGGACCCGGCGCCACCAACCTGGTCACCGCGGCAGCCTATGCGCAATTGGGCGCCATGCCCATGTTGATGATTACCGGGCAGAAGCCCATCAAGAAAGGCAAGCAGGGTCATTTTCAAATCGTCGACGTGGTGCAGATGATGCGCCCCATCACCAAGCTGGCCAAACAGGTGGTTGACGCCGGCACCATACCCGGCTTGGTGCGCGAGGCCTTTCGCATCGCGGAAGAAGAACGCCCCGGCGCCGTGCATCTGGAATTGCCGGAAGATATCTCCGCGGAAACCGTCGAGTCGGCGCATCTGTTTGCCGTGAATAACTACTGCCGCCCCGATGCCGACGGCAGCGCGGTCAAGCGCGCCGCCGACATGATCCGCAAGGCCCGGCACCCCTTGCTGCTCATCGGTGCGGGCGCCAACCGCCGACGCGTGGTCGATGCCCTGAAAGACTTTGTCGAGAAAACCGGCATCCCGTTTTTCAATACGCAAATGGGCAAGGGCGTGATCGGCGGCTACCATCCTTTGTATCTGGGGACAGCGGCCCTGTCGTCGGGCGATTATCTGCACTGCGCCATCGACCGGGCCGACCTGGTGATCAACGCCGGCCATGATGTGGTGGAGAAGCCGCCCTTCTTTATGGAACACGGCGGCAAGCAGGTGATTCATGTCAATTTCAATTCCGCCATCGTGGACCAGGTCTATTTCCCGCAACTGGAGCTGGTGGGCGATATCGCCACCTCGTTCACACGGCTCACCGAACAACTGGAACCGCTGCCTACCCATGATTTCAGTTACTTCATGCGGGTGCGCGAGCATATCCAGGCACATACGAAAGAAGGAAGCCGTGACCCGCGATTCCCCATGATTCCCCAGCGGCTGGTGGCCGATGTGCGTCAGGTGATGCCCAAAGACGGGATCATCGCCCTTGATAACGGCGTGTACAAAATCTGGTTCGCCCGCAATTACCCGACCCCCGAGCCCAACACCGTGTTGCTCGATAATGCCCTGGCCACCATGGGCGCCGGCCTGCCCTCGGCGATGATGGCCGCGCTGCTTTACCCCAGGCGCCGGGTCATGGCCGTCTGCGGTGACGGGGGCTTCATGATGAACAGCCAGGAGATGGAAACCGCCGTGCGGCTGAAATTGAATCTCGTGGTCCTGGTGCTGCGCGATGACAGTTACGGCATGATCCGCTGGAAACAGGCGGGCAGCGGTTTCCCCGACTGGGGACTGGAATTCGGCAATCCCGATTTTGTCGCCTATGCGCAAAGCTACGGGGCGCGTGGTCATCGCGTGGCATCGGCCGATGATTTTGCGCCGTTGCTGGAACGCTGTTATTTCGAGGGCGGCCTTCACTTGATCGAAGTGCCGGTGGATTATTCTGAAAACGAGCGGGTTCTCATTGATGAACTGGCGCAGAAGATTTGCCTGGTATAG
- the nrtS gene encoding nitrate/nitrite transporter NrtS: MKSLFNVACSGRIARSALMVSAVVGTILNLINQGEALLAGTAISWFHLSLNYAVPYCVASYSAAKNELSKRGDE, from the coding sequence ATGAAGTCATTGTTCAACGTCGCGTGCTCCGGCCGCATCGCCCGCAGCGCGCTTATGGTTTCCGCCGTGGTCGGCACTATCCTGAATCTCATCAACCAGGGCGAGGCGCTGCTCGCCGGCACCGCCATTTCCTGGTTCCACTTATCCCTGAACTACGCCGTGCCCTATTGTGTGGCCAGCTACAGTGCGGCAAAAAATGAACTGTCAAAAAGGGGGGACGAATAA
- a CDS encoding aldehyde dehydrogenase family protein, with protein sequence MSKPTLTVVQAHDGAVMDEVPLVDETSAGAMLAEAERLYRDRSQWLPAYRRKEILTRLIELMRNEDEALALLIAREGGKPLTDARVEVARAISGVELAIEAIGQLKGEQIPMDLSAAGAGRLAFTQKEPIGVVLAISAFNHPLNLIVHQVVPAIAAGCPVIVKPAAYTPLSCLRFVELVRLAGLPEPWCRACVCDRDTIGKLVADSRIAFVSFIGSAEVGWKLRSQLAAGTRCALEHGGAAPVIVAADADMEQAMPLLVKGGFYHAGQVCVSVQRVFVDNSIKSAFVDSLVEQVASLHVGDPTDAAMEVGPLIRPSEVDRVEAWVNEAVEQGAVCVLGGKRLDRYFFTPTVLVDPPVDARVSSREIFGPVVCVYGYDDVQDAIRQANALPVAFQAAVFTTNIDFAVHTAQALDASAVMVNDHTAFRVDWMPFAGRRTSGLGVGGIAYTVEDMMQDKLLVIRA encoded by the coding sequence ATGAGTAAGCCAACATTAACGGTCGTGCAAGCCCATGATGGCGCGGTGATGGACGAGGTGCCCCTCGTTGATGAGACGAGCGCCGGCGCGATGTTGGCCGAGGCGGAGCGTCTTTACCGTGATCGCAGCCAGTGGCTGCCGGCCTACCGGCGCAAGGAAATTCTCACCCGTTTAATCGAACTGATGCGCAACGAGGACGAGGCGCTGGCCCTGTTGATCGCCCGCGAGGGCGGCAAGCCCTTAACGGATGCGCGGGTCGAAGTGGCGCGCGCCATTTCCGGTGTGGAACTGGCGATAGAGGCCATCGGCCAGCTCAAGGGGGAGCAGATCCCCATGGATCTCTCCGCCGCCGGCGCCGGCAGGCTGGCCTTTACCCAAAAAGAGCCTATCGGCGTGGTGCTGGCCATCAGCGCTTTCAACCATCCCTTGAATCTGATCGTGCATCAGGTGGTGCCGGCCATTGCCGCGGGCTGCCCCGTGATCGTCAAGCCGGCGGCTTATACCCCGTTGAGTTGTCTGCGCTTCGTGGAGCTGGTGCGTCTGGCGGGCCTGCCCGAGCCCTGGTGCCGGGCCTGCGTGTGCGACCGGGATACCATCGGCAAACTGGTGGCGGATTCACGCATAGCGTTTGTCAGTTTTATCGGTTCCGCAGAGGTGGGTTGGAAGTTGCGCAGCCAATTGGCCGCGGGAACCCGTTGCGCCCTGGAACACGGCGGCGCGGCGCCGGTGATCGTTGCGGCCGATGCGGATATGGAACAGGCCATGCCGTTGCTGGTCAAGGGCGGGTTTTATCACGCCGGTCAGGTGTGCGTGTCGGTGCAGCGGGTGTTTGTGGATAACAGCATCAAGTCAGCTTTCGTTGACAGCTTGGTTGAACAGGTGGCCAGCCTTCACGTGGGTGATCCAACGGATGCGGCGATGGAGGTGGGGCCGCTCATTCGACCGTCCGAGGTGGACCGCGTGGAAGCGTGGGTCAATGAAGCGGTGGAGCAGGGCGCGGTCTGCGTGCTCGGCGGCAAGCGCCTGGATCGGTATTTTTTCACCCCCACCGTGCTGGTGGATCCGCCTGTTGACGCCAGGGTTTCCAGCCGGGAAATCTTTGGCCCGGTCGTCTGCGTCTACGGATACGACGATGTGCAAGACGCCATCCGGCAGGCCAATGCCTTGCCCGTCGCCTTCCAGGCAGCGGTCTTTACCACGAACATTGATTTCGCCGTCCACACCGCGCAAGCGCTCGACGCCTCAGCCGTCATGGTCAACGACCACACCGCGTTCCGTGTCGACTGGATGCCCTTCGCCGGCCGCCGTACGTCGGGATTAGGGGTCGGCGGCATTGCCTATACCGTGGAAGACATGATGCAGGACAAGTTGTTGGTGATCAGGGCCTGA
- a CDS encoding zf-HC2 domain-containing protein produces MLTCREATRLFSESQERPLTLREKTALRLHTAMCAGCRHCQRHMDTLRQAARGFAEGAGENENKENENEK; encoded by the coding sequence ATGCTGACCTGCCGCGAGGCCACCCGGCTGTTTTCCGAATCCCAGGAACGCCCGCTCACCCTGCGCGAGAAAACCGCGCTACGCCTGCACACCGCAATGTGCGCCGGCTGCCGCCATTGCCAGCGACATATGGACACCTTGCGTCAGGCGGCACGGGGATTTGCCGAAGGTGCGGGGGAGAACGAAAATAAAGAAAACGAGAATGAAAAATAA
- a CDS encoding sigma-70 family RNA polymerase sigma factor, translating into MEAALTAKRPPTDETHALTDPAFLEDVRRQMLKFATLQLGDGQLAEDAVQEALLGALKNARSFGGNAALKTWVFAILKHKITDVLRQKQRREDTGHLPREDDNIEDRLFDQRGSWRPEARPQDWGDPEASFQQAQFWRVFEACLDGLPPQQARVFMMREFIGLETGEICAATELSASNLFVLLHRARLRLGKCLEHNWFEGMSC; encoded by the coding sequence ATGGAAGCCGCACTCACGGCGAAGCGTCCACCGACAGACGAAACCCACGCGCTCACGGACCCGGCCTTCCTGGAAGACGTGCGCCGCCAGATGCTCAAATTCGCCACCTTGCAATTGGGTGATGGCCAACTGGCGGAGGACGCCGTGCAGGAGGCGCTGCTGGGGGCGCTAAAGAATGCCCGCTCCTTCGGCGGCAATGCGGCGCTCAAGACCTGGGTGTTCGCCATCCTCAAGCACAAGATCACCGATGTCCTGCGCCAGAAACAGCGCCGGGAGGATACCGGCCACCTGCCGCGCGAGGACGACAACATCGAAGACCGGCTCTTCGACCAGCGGGGTTCCTGGCGCCCGGAGGCGCGGCCGCAGGACTGGGGCGACCCGGAGGCCTCCTTCCAGCAGGCCCAGTTCTGGCGCGTGTTCGAGGCCTGCCTCGACGGCCTGCCGCCCCAACAAGCCAGGGTGTTTATGATGCGCGAATTCATCGGCCTGGAAACCGGAGAGATCTGCGCGGCGACGGAGCTGTCCGCCAGCAACCTGTTCGTGCTGTTGCACCGCGCCCGCCTGCGACTGGGCAAGTGCCTGGAGCACAACTGGTTTGAGGGCATGTCATGCTGA
- a CDS encoding TetR/AcrR family transcriptional regulator → MSIGRPLEFDPEQALDSALAVFWSQGYEAASLQDLLQSMGLSKSSFYQAFQSKHALFERCLERYRDQVTGQLTEGLRGAGSGLAFIEGVLRSIVAEAHNKKKTRGCLIMNTANEFSQSDPKVARRVTSGLTSFRKVFLKAVQQAQQAGEIDDKQDPQVLADYLVTSISGLRTMVKAGASAATVEGVIDVTMKALR, encoded by the coding sequence ATGAGTATAGGCCGCCCACTGGAATTCGATCCCGAACAAGCCCTGGACTCCGCCCTGGCGGTATTCTGGTCCCAGGGCTATGAGGCCGCGTCGTTGCAAGATCTGCTCCAGTCCATGGGGCTGTCGAAGAGCAGCTTCTATCAGGCCTTTCAGAGCAAGCATGCGTTGTTCGAACGTTGCCTGGAGCGCTACCGCGACCAGGTTACGGGGCAGTTGACCGAAGGTCTGCGCGGGGCCGGGTCGGGGCTCGCGTTCATCGAGGGCGTACTGCGCTCAATCGTTGCCGAGGCGCATAACAAGAAAAAGACACGCGGCTGCCTGATCATGAACACCGCCAACGAATTTTCCCAGAGCGATCCCAAAGTGGCCCGGCGGGTCACGTCGGGACTGACGAGCTTCAGGAAGGTTTTTCTGAAAGCCGTACAACAGGCGCAACAGGCCGGTGAAATCGATGACAAGCAAGATCCCCAGGTGCTGGCCGATTATTTGGTCACTTCCATCAGCGGTCTGCGCACCATGGTCAAGGCGGGGGCGAGCGCCGCCACCGTGGAAGGCGTCATTGATGTCACCATGAAAGCCCTGCGCTGA
- a CDS encoding HD-GYP domain-containing protein translates to MPESNINITDDRPGGDAFDSLLASLLTMAWFVEARDPYTGGHLWRVSRYARLLAEAAGVPEAEAARIGLGGFLHDLGKVGVPDAILRKPGALSGEEYAIIQTHPAVGMRMLAAHPLAKLVGDAVLLHHERPDGTGYPHGLPGEDVPAIARMVGICDAFDAMTSHRPYRAGMPRDKALAIIAKLRGVQFDAQYADAFLALGEAGELDQFIRHSDDGIPLQTCPMCGPTLVVQRDQQVGDHLYCRNCGGEFVLEPENAHLTARPTGGKGNPQALAPQVDTALIAETVHSAAAALSANGLGAEFTGQQHKENR, encoded by the coding sequence ATGCCTGAATCAAACATCAATATTACCGATGATCGCCCCGGCGGCGACGCTTTCGACAGCCTGCTGGCGAGCCTGCTCACCATGGCCTGGTTCGTGGAGGCGCGCGACCCGTACACCGGCGGCCATTTGTGGCGGGTGTCGCGTTATGCCCGACTGCTGGCCGAGGCCGCCGGCGTCCCGGAAGCGGAGGCGGCGCGCATCGGCCTGGGCGGTTTCCTGCACGACCTGGGCAAGGTGGGCGTGCCCGACGCTATCCTGCGCAAGCCGGGCGCGCTGAGCGGCGAGGAATACGCGATCATCCAGACCCACCCCGCCGTGGGCATGCGCATGCTGGCGGCGCACCCACTGGCGAAGCTGGTGGGCGATGCCGTGCTGTTGCACCACGAACGCCCCGACGGCACGGGCTATCCCCATGGATTGCCCGGCGAGGACGTGCCCGCCATCGCGCGCATGGTCGGCATCTGTGACGCCTTCGACGCCATGACCAGCCACCGCCCCTACCGTGCCGGGATGCCGCGCGATAAGGCGCTCGCCATCATCGCGAAACTGCGCGGCGTGCAATTCGACGCGCAATACGCCGATGCCTTCCTCGCCCTCGGCGAAGCAGGCGAGCTCGACCAATTCATCCGCCACAGCGACGATGGCATCCCCCTCCAAACCTGTCCCATGTGCGGCCCCACCCTGGTGGTGCAGCGCGACCAGCAGGTGGGCGATCATCTCTACTGCCGCAATTGCGGCGGTGAATTCGTGTTGGAGCCGGAAAACGCCCACCTCACCGCCCGCCCCACCGGCGGTAAGGGGAACCCGCAGGCGCTCGCGCCTCAAGTGGATACGGCGCTGATCGCGGAGACTGTGCACAGCGCCGCCGCGGCCTTGTCGGCGAACGGATTGGGCGCGGAATTCACCGGGCAACAGCATAAGGAGAATAGGTAA